GATCCTTCACCTAGTAAACACAACATATGATTTCAAGACATTTTAACATGTATTACTTTAAACTAACtagtaaagatatttatgttATTAGTAATAGTGACTTTATTTGCTAGCAGGTAATCCTACTAGTAGTAATCTTAGTTATACTAGTGagattttaaatgaattatagCAGTCATAACTTAAGTTATCAgtctataaaatataaatattaggaCTATGAGCATTTGGCTTAGCGTCTATAAATAGGTAGGCTACTAGTATTTAACTACTAGAAAAGTTGAAATAGATAACGTTACATAAGTACTGTTACTCTAGATACTAGTTACTCTAGATAATTAGTAACATTAGTAAAAAGATAGTGATTTTTTATCTCTCTCCTGCACGCGCACCTTTCCATGAATGAAGATGTTCTTCTCCCGCGAACAGTCGCGCAGAATGCGGGTGATTTCAAAGTCCGAGACCGGGCTGTCGGAAGACACTTCTCCCACGTCTCCGCGCTCATTGTCCGCATCTGTTTTCGGTCTTTTTGCAGCTCTGCCGTTCTCGCTTTCCGCCATGATTCACCCCGCTGAAAACCAACCAATCAAGGTTCACTGCGTGAGACACATGGACAAAAATAAACCTCTGCGCATGTCTCACAGACCGCATCCTGATTGGTTCTGGGCCTTGGCATGTAAACAGCGTCTGATTGGCTGAACTGGTGAGACACGTGCTGCTGAATTTtacatcttttgtaacattaggGCAGCTGTTACAAAACGCCAGCGAGACCTCACGTAACCAGAAAGCTCGTGAGTACTGATATATTTTTCTCATAGATTAAAATAGCTATTGATTATTTATTGTTTCGTTATACTGCACCATTCTCTCAGAATTTGTGACTGTATTTGATTGCAGAGACTTTAAACGCAGCCACAGGAAAGAAAATGCATAATAATCGCTGTGCACTGGCAAAGCTTTGAGTCACAttaattgcataataatgataataacaatagtagtagtagtagtactaATAATGTCAACGAAACGAGCCACATTAGAGTCAGAAATTCATTTCAGTGTatctaaaaacattttgatttctAAGAAAACTATTAGACTTATGTTGTAGTACTGAATATTCAGCTAATTACCATTAtaacaatattaatatacaGTTGAAATATGAAatctattttgttttattaattatgttttcaatagaaaattgaaaataaatactGATTTGAAGTAGACATGGATTTGAGAAGATTTtcactttcaactgttttctatttgaatatatttcacaaagtaattaattcctgtgatgcaaagctgaattttcagcatcattactccagtcttcagtgtcacatgatccttcagaaatcattctaatatgctgatctgatgctcaagaaacatttaatgtgtacaattgtacaaaatatttgtgtacaatatttttttcaggattatttgatgaatagaaagttcaaaagaacagtgtttatctgaaatctaatcttttgtaacattataaatgtctttactgccacttttgattgatttaatgcatccttgctgaataaaagtattcatttctttaatttcttttcaaaaaaataaaaattcttactgaccccaaacttttgaacggtagtgtataatgctacagaagctttgtatttcagataaatgctgttcttttgaactttctattcatcaaggaatcctgaaaaaaagtacacaactgttttcaacattggaaataatcataaatgtttcttgagcagcagatcagcatattagaatgatttctgaaggatcatgtgacactgaagactggagtaacgatgctgaaaattcagctttgcatcacaggaataaattactttgtcaaatatatttaaatagtacacagttgttttaaattgtaataatatttcacaatattactgttttttactgtatttttaattaaataaatgtagccttggtgagcagacgaaacttgttttaaaaacattaaaaatcttagtggttccaaacttttggactgtactgtatatatatattccgTTCCATTTAAACTGTTTAGtttgatttaaaataattttgaaacaaacaaaaaaagaaagaaaaagagaaattaacaaaatatcaaggaaaaaagcataacagaaatgattaattttattcacatgaaaatgatttatttttaacccCTTACCTGTCAGTCCCATTTTTGTGGAACAGACCGCAgcttaaatagttttaaatctTGAATACTTTAGAGCACAGACTCAAGTTTGGTCTCCTTATAAAGGGGACACTTGGCAAATTATTTTAGaagtgaaaatgtaaaaatataattaatttatataaaatatacatttttacaaaacagttttactctaaaaatgcaagaaaatcaaagccaaaatCTAAAATCGAATCAAGTTGTGTTTCAAATtttaggttgatatctcaaaaattGAGCTtacagtaagattttgtttgggcgcagtaccaaaccTTTCCACTAGATACCATCCAGGCTCCATTGGTGACCATATAAGGACTCTTCCATTTCCATATAGCATATGGTTTGAGTGacctgaaccatatatttccataatttttataatatttatgaaACTGACATCCTATTCAGAAGTAGTATGGGCAGAATGGCAGTATTTGGTTTGAATTCAACctctaacaaacacataaaagACATGCAAAAAGAACATTTTCAttgctatttcaaaataaatgtcaaAACGTGTTATATGAGTCTGAAAATGTTGTTGTGAATTGTTTCTCCGTCTTTTGAAATCTACAAATATGAAAACTGCAATTTGTAAGCTTTCAAATCAAATATagtttgttaatattattttatatttagactaagatattattgtttaaaaatatataatggcAAACGTCCCACTAGCGTGGATGGTGATAGTTAAGAGGCtatgtatattttaaaaccAACATTAGAAAACATACTTGTGAAATCTGGCTTTTGTGTAAAAGTACTATTTATACCAGTTTTTCCAGTGTCCTTTTGACTACCTGTGTGGAGGTCTGCGACCATGAGCCACAACTCCATGCACTGGTTCCGCAAAGGACTGCGTTTGCATGATAACCCTGCTCTGATCGCTGCCCTGAAAGACTGTAGACACATCTACCCCCTGTTCCTGCTGGACCCCTGGTACACCAGCAACACTCACATCGGCATTAATCGATGGAGATTTCTGATTGAAGCTCTCAAGGACCTGGACTCCAGTCTGAAGAAACTCAACTCCAGGTAGAGAGGCAAAAATAGTCTTATAAAATGAACTGAAGATTGGGTGGAGATTTGAGCTAAGGGTCCAACATGGACAAATATGTTTTTTCAAGCTTTTAAGTAATTTCTTGTTACTCTAGGCTCTTTGTTGTCAGTGGGCCGCCCACAGAGGTCCTTCCAAAGCTCTTTGAGAAATGGAAGATCACTCGGTTGACTTTTGAGGTTGATACAGAGCCGTACAGTCAGAGCAGAGACCAGGAAGTCATGAAGTTGGCCAAGGAATATGGTGTGGAAGTTATTCCAAAGATTTCTCACACTCTCTACAACATTGACAGGTAATGCGTCATAATTTGTAAATCATATTTTGATagattttcacaaaaaatacTCACCTGCTTTTTCAAACAGAATTATCGACGAGAACAATGGCAAGACTCCCCTGACTTACGTTCGCTTCCAGAGTGTGGTGAAGGCTATCGGACCCCCTAAAAAACCTGTTCCTGCTCCAACCGAAGAGGACATGAAAGGTATCAGGACATCATCCTGAAGGAGATTATAGATTGTTGCTGGTTTTCTCTCCTTCATAATGCCTCTTTCTCTGGAAGGTGTGTCCACTCCCTTTTCTGAGGACCATGAAGACGAGTTTGGGATTCCATCTCTTGAAGATCTAGGATTAGATACATCATCCTTAGGACCAGATCTGTTCCCGGGGGGTGAACAGGAAGCTCTGCGCAGACTGGATGAGCACATGCAGAGAACGGTACATGCCCCAACATGTCACATaacctaccagcatcagttgcaTCACTTCCATTCATAAACACCCTCCCGTGGCCTGATGGGATGGTAAACTGTTCATCGGATGCGCACTTCCGAATCCCagcggaagtagtaggtcattcGGGGACATTTCGcgtactgtttttcgaatactatgtattcagacatactactcttttggcatactgtttttcacatactatatagtagggaagatTTTGGATGCAGACTATGAAccctataaaaaaaataataataatagtcagaattttttttttaaaccaaactGTAAGTTTCACCTTTagataaaatatgtaaaataaagataatttgtaaaaaataaacaaataaacaaatgcatttACAATATTTGAatactatatatttctatatatattttaatattttataaatgtatattaattttaaaaaattgttcTTTTGATTTTTGCTTTGTGGTAGTTAAggataaaagaaaataaattttttatatatatatatatatatatatatatatatatatatatatatatatatatatatatatataatgcataataaatatactaatataatatatataaattaataaatatatttaaattttttatagtgatttttttttttttatagtgaaaATCAATAAGATTTTAATATTGTTAGAATAGGCtgcatacattaaaaaaaatgcatataaatattagtttcCCACTCTAAACATGTCagtacaattttattttatttgttaattaatttaatttaatgattaaacagtcattttaattgTGGTGAGCATAATATATCATGAAATGCACTAcaataattgcatttaatatacatttaaatattttcaatcaatacaattaattttaaagcatAAGTAGCTGAAATATTcaatttgaaatattaataacaatatagtcttgccaaatgtttttttggttttgtctTTTTGCAGGGGTGGGTGTGCAATTTTGAGAAACCACAGACGTCCCCTAACGCCTTGATCCCCAGCACCACCGTCCTGAGCCCGTATGTCCGATTCGGCTGCTTGTCTGCACGCACCTTCTGGTGGAGGCTCACAGATGTGTATAGAGGGGTACGGCAGATGCCTCATGCATCACCTGAGTAACTAGCAGATGTTTAACATCCTGGTGTAGCTGATGTAGCGCTATGTCTTTTGCAGAAGAAGCACTCTGAACCTCCGGTTTCCCTGCACGGCCAGCTGATGTGGAGAGAATTTTTCTACACGACTGCCGTCGGGATCCCAAACTTCAACAGAATGGAAGGCAACACGAACTGTTTGCAGGTGGACTGGGAAAACAATCCTGAGCGCCTCGCTGCATGGAGGGAGGTAAAGTGAAGCTTTTGCACCTTTTctgaatgtattaaaatgtaataatataatgtattaaaaatgtaatgatataGTGATGTACCAAAATTTTggcaaacaaaaatatttaaataaatcattaaataatCATGAAAACAAATTAccactatttaaatgtttacatttcaaCGATttaatacatcattaaaaagctGATATTAAAACTGGcttatgtgcaatttaaatTTTCATATACAGCTCTGATTTTATTTGTGttgattaatttatttgatcattaattattaaataaatgtgatattAATCCAGAATagtatagtaatatagtaacacccaagcaaccacccagagtaccctagcaagaGCCCAGCAACCTCTCAGAACATCATACAAACC
The nucleotide sequence above comes from Chanodichthys erythropterus isolate Z2021 chromosome 10, ASM2448905v1, whole genome shotgun sequence. Encoded proteins:
- the cry5 gene encoding cryptochrome circadian regulator 5 yields the protein MSHNSMHWFRKGLRLHDNPALIAALKDCRHIYPLFLLDPWYTSNTHIGINRWRFLIEALKDLDSSLKKLNSRLFVVSGPPTEVLPKLFEKWKITRLTFEVDTEPYSQSRDQEVMKLAKEYGVEVIPKISHTLYNIDRIIDENNGKTPLTYVRFQSVVKAIGPPKKPVPAPTEEDMKGVSTPFSEDHEDEFGIPSLEDLGLDTSSLGPDLFPGGEQEALRRLDEHMQRTGWVCNFEKPQTSPNALIPSTTVLSPYVRFGCLSARTFWWRLTDVYRGKKHSEPPVSLHGQLMWREFFYTTAVGIPNFNRMEGNTNCLQVDWENNPERLAAWREARTGFPFIDAIMTQLRQEGWIHHLARHAVACFLTRGDLWISWEEGQKVFEELLLDADWSLNAGNWQWLSASAFFHQYFRVYSPIAFGKKTDKQGDYIKKYLPVLKNFPAEYIYEPWKAPRSIQERAGCIVGKDYPRPIVEHEVVYKKNIQRMKAAYAKCSPGDKTTTKGVKRKATSIMDMLEKKAKR